One window of Candidatus Omnitrophota bacterium genomic DNA carries:
- the trxA gene encoding thioredoxin yields the protein MVKEITAKDFQKDVLDSKFPVFVDFWAEWCGPCRAVSPIIDSLAEEYKDRFSFVKINVDSFPEIAGRYGIMSIPTMLVFSQGKVIAQTAGSQTKIQLKNFLEDTLRKI from the coding sequence ATGGTTAAAGAAATTACTGCGAAAGATTTTCAAAAAGATGTTTTAGATTCGAAGTTTCCGGTATTTGTAGATTTCTGGGCAGAGTGGTGTGGACCTTGCAGGGCAGTTAGTCCGATAATCGATTCTTTAGCCGAGGAGTATAAAGATAGATTTAGTTTTGTGAAAATAAATGTAGACAGTTTTCCTGAAATTGCGGGGCGCTACGGAATAATGTCTATTCCTACCATGCTGGTTTTTAGCCAAGGGAAAGTCATCGCTCAGACGGCAGGAAGTCAGACAAAGATACAGCTTAAGAATTTCTTGGAGGATACTTTGAGAAAGATATGA